CAGGCTTGTCGGCTCGAAGGGGTATGACAGGCTCATTCTCCCACTTTGGGGACCTGGCCTAACACACAAAAATCTCAGTTAAGGCCAGAGGCATGTCGAGCATTCGGCCTGGAAAGGGCAGAATAGAGCATGGCGAAACGCAAAGTCACCGACGAACAGATCCTCGAACTCCTCAAAGAAGCTGAAAAGGGCGAAACCCCTGTCCCAGACCTCTGTCGACAGTACAACATCAGTGAGGCCACCTTCTACAAGCTCAAAGCCAAATACGCAGGCAGCAACACCCTCGAGCTTAAACGCCTCAAGCAGCTCGAGCAGGAAAACACCCGCCTCCTGAAACTGGTTGGCCAGTTGAGCCTGGAAAACTCGGCCATCAAGGAGGTGCTGAGAAAAAAGTCCTGACCCTGCCAGACAAAAGGCAGACTGCAAAGCAACTTCAGGACCAGGGGCTCAGTGAGCGCCAGGCCTGCCAGATCCTGCAGATCCACCGCTCGGTTCTGAGGTACCAGCAGCGCAAGGTCAAAGACGAAGTGCTGGAAGGCCGCATCCGGGAACTGGCACAGCTTTACCCGGTCTACGGGTACCGCAGAATCCACCAGACGCTCCTCAGAGAGGGCATGCAGGTCAACCGGAAGAAAGTCCACCGCCTGTGGAAGCTGCTGGGTCTCAAACAGCCCCAAAAGGCTAACGTGAAGAAAATCCGGACTGGAGCAACCCTGCCTGAAGCTGCCACACGCCCCAATGAAGTCTGGTCGTATGACTTCGTCTTTGACCGCACCACCCAGGGGGAAACCCTCAAAATCCTGGTCCTCATCGATGAGTTCACCCGGGAATGTCTGTCCCTGACGGTCCGAGACAGCTTCAAGGCTGTGGATGTGCTCGCGGTCCTGAAGTCCGTGATCCATCGCAGGGGTGCCCCGGAGTTCCTGAGGTCCGACAACGGCAGCGAATTCATCGAGTCAGACTTGAAAATCTTCCTGGGTCTTGCAGGGGTAGGCACACGGTACATCGAGCCGGGCAAACCCTGGCAAAACGGCAAAACGGAGAGCTTCAACGCGAGATTTCGGGCGGAGTGCCTGGACAGGGAAGTGTTCCACTCCATCTGGGAGGCCACGGTGATCATCGGACGGTTTCAGCAGCATTATAACGAGGTCCGGCTGCATTCAGCGTTGGGGTACGTGCCTCCTGCGGAGTTTCGGGCCTCATGGGATGCAAAAATGCAGGTAATCGAGTAACCTCAGAACAGGGCCTTTTCTCAACATCCCTCTGGACCTACTTTTGGGACTCTCCCAATGTGCTGTCCCACCTGCAGTTGAAGGTGAAAAAGTCAGGTTTTCCGGACTGGGGAAAATTGGCCCGTCAAGCAGCTTTGCTGTTCCTGAAACCGGAGTTGGACCGAGAGCTTCTCAGGCTGAAAGCCCTGCTGGACTGGGAATACGCGCTTTTATGCAAGGCTTTAGATGACTGCAAGATGTGAGTCTACCCAACTCGTGGTAAGCCAGCTTTGCCTCCATGGCGACTCCTGCTGGTGACGATCCTCCAGTTCAGTGAAAATCTGACCGACCGGGAGGCGGCACATGCTGTAAAAGCCCGGCTAGATTGTCTTGGGCAGAACGGCACCCAGAATGGGGCCTGCCCGCTGGAAATATGCCCTGTCCCTGGACCTGAAAGACCCCGGCTTCCATTACAGCGTCCTCAGCGAATTTCGGGACCGCCTCCTCAAACAGGAGAACATCCTGACCTACCTGGACGCTTTCCTGCAGTGCTGCAAAGACAAGGGCTTGCTCAAAACCCGAGGCAAACAACGCACGGACTCCGCCCATGTGCTGGCCCAGCTTCGGGTGATGAACCGCTACGAGTTGGTGGCTGAAACCCTGCGAGCTGTGCTGAACACGCTGGCCACCCA
The genomic region above belongs to Deinococcus roseus and contains:
- a CDS encoding transposase, with product MAKRKVTDEQILELLKEAEKGETPVPDLCRQYNISEATFYKLKAKYAGSNTLELKRLKQLEQENTRLLKLVGQLSLENSAIKEVLRKKS
- a CDS encoding IS3 family transposase, which produces MPDKRQTAKQLQDQGLSERQACQILQIHRSVLRYQQRKVKDEVLEGRIRELAQLYPVYGYRRIHQTLLREGMQVNRKKVHRLWKLLGLKQPQKANVKKIRTGATLPEAATRPNEVWSYDFVFDRTTQGETLKILVLIDEFTRECLSLTVRDSFKAVDVLAVLKSVIHRRGAPEFLRSDNGSEFIESDLKIFLGLAGVGTRYIEPGKPWQNGKTESFNARFRAECLDREVFHSIWEATVIIGRFQQHYNEVRLHSALGYVPPAEFRASWDAKMQVIE